Proteins from a genomic interval of Phalacrocorax aristotelis chromosome 3, bGulAri2.1, whole genome shotgun sequence:
- the ABHD12 gene encoding lysophosphatidylserine lipase ABHD12 isoform X2, translating into MRYGLWFRLRKLIIWLLGVYIAIPFLVKLCPAIQAKLVFLNFVRVPYFIDLKRPQDQGLNHTCNYYLQPEEDVTIGVWHTVPAALWKNARGKDQLWFEDALGSNHPVILYLHGNAGTRGGDHRVELYKVLSSLGYHVVTFDYRGWGDSIGSPSERGMTYDALHVFDWIKARSGDNPVYIWGHSLGTGVATNLVRRLCERETPPDALILESPFTNIREEARSHPFSVIYRYFPGFDWFFLDPITTSGIKFANDENVKYISCSLLILHAEDDPVVPFHLGKKLYNIAATSRSFRDYKVQFVPFHTDLGYRHKYIYRSPELPRILREFLGKSEREHHH; encoded by the exons gAGATACGGATTATGGTTTCGATTGCGGAAGTTAATAATCTGGTTGCTGGGAGTATACATAGCCATTCCATTTCTAGTAAAACTTTGTCCTGCTATTCAGGCGAAGCTGGTCTTCCTAAACTTTG tgagGGTCCCATATTTCATTGACTTGAAAAGACCACAGGATCAAGGTTTAAACCACACCTGTAATTATTACCTGCAGCCAGAGGAGGATGTAACCATTGGAGTCTG GCATACAGTCCCTGCAGCCTTATGGAAGAATGCCCGAGGGAAGGACCAGTTGTGGTTTGAAGATGCTTTGGGTTCCAACCATCCTGTAATCCTTTACTTGCATGGCAATGCAGGAACCAG AGGAGGGGATCACCGCGTGGAGCTTTACAAG GTTCTCAGCTCCCTTGGGTACCACGTGGTCACGTTTGATTATCGAG GCTGGGGCGATTCAATAGGCAGCCCATCAGAGAGGGGAATGACTTATGACGCCCTTCATGTCTTCGACTGGATAAAAGCAAGAAGTGGAGACAACCCGGTCTATATATGGGGACACTCCTTGGGCACGGG GGTTGCAACAAATCTAGTGAGGCGCCTTTGTGAAAGAG AAACGCCCCCAGATGCCCTGATACTGGAATCTCCATTCACCAACATACGGGAGGAGGCACGAAGTCACCCCTTTTCTGTG ATATACAGATACTTCCCTGGTTTTGACTGGTTCTTCCTTGACCCCATCACGACAAGTGGAATTAAATTTGCAAATGATGAGAA TGTGAAATACATTTCCTGCTCCCTGCTCATCCTGCATGCTGAGGATGACCCGGTGGTACCATTTCATCTGGGAAAGAAG CTTTACAACATTGCTGCGACGTCAAGGAGTTTCCGAGACTACAAGGTGCAGTTTGTTCCGTTCCACACAGACCTTGGCTACCGTCACAAGTATATCTACAGGAGTCCAGAGCTACCTCGAATACTGCG GGAATTCCTGGGAAAATCTGAACGTGAGCATCATCACTGA